The following proteins come from a genomic window of Parambassis ranga chromosome 4, fParRan2.1, whole genome shotgun sequence:
- the fryl gene encoding protein furry homolog-like isoform X11, whose amino-acid sequence MEFLKSLVPAVISGEASIDHGGSLQREPGPRLLRMKRLGLLAMGHTIEEDPVRGEEPVTKVDPQMGSSRSARSNQTRLRASAPVSSSVSRRRAPSSVTPLSWEKHNITAMSSITIDPELKPGEFVIKSLFAEFAVLAEKKIEMVMAEPLEKPLSRSLQRGEDAQFDQLISSMSSIAEHCLPSLLRTLFDWYRRQSGTEDESYEYRPRSSTKSKGDEQHRDKDYLLERRDLAIDFIFCLVSVEVLKQIPLHPVPDVLVHEVLNLAFKHFKHKEGYCGPNTGNVHIIADLYAEVIGVLTQSKFQAVRKKFITELKELRQKEQSPYIVQSIISLIMGMKFFRVKMYPVEDFEASFQFMQECAQYFLEVKDKDIKHALAGLFVEILIPVAAAVKNEVNVPCLKTFVEMLYQTTFDLSSRKKHSLALYPLVTCLLCVSQKQFFLNNWHIFLQNCLSHLKNKDPKMSRVALESLYRLLWVYIIRIKCESNTVTQSRLLSIVSALFPKGSRSVVPRDTPLNIFVKIIQFIAQERLDFAMKEIIYDLLCVGKSHKTFTINPERMNIGLRAFLVIADSLQQKDGEPPMPTTGIIMPSGNTLRVKKIFLNTTLTDEEAKVIGMSLYYPQVRKALDNILRHLDKEVGRSMSMTSVQMSNKEPEDMITGERKPKIDLFRTCVAAIPRLIPDGMSRQDLIELLAKLTIHMDEELRGLAFTTLQALMVDFPEWREDVLSGFAYFIVREVTDVHPTLLDNAVKMLLQLISQWRQAVQSSNKSHDAQVSSSGHSLSLERNLPLGVLHVVEGLALVVLCSCRPATRKLAVNVLKEVRALHTALGIGKGDEELAIDVMDRLSASVLESFIHLTGADQTNLLYCPSGIDLQTLAEWSSSPISHQFDVVSPSHIWVFAHVTQGQDPWVISFSSYLRQENLPKHCPTALNYAWMFAYTRLQLLSPQVDINSPINAKKVNSLNSSDSYIGLWRNYLILCCSCASSSPSMCSSSSTSGSVRCSPPETLASTPDSGYSYDSKIVGTPSPSSLFKHIVPMMRSESMDITESLVLGLGRTNPVAFRELIEELNPIIKEALERRPENMKRRRRRDILRVQLVRIFELLADAGVISQIASGGLDVESHSLNSTLLEYVDLTRQLLEAENDKDSDTLKDIRCHFSALVANIIQNVPVHQRRTIFPQQSLRHSLFMLFSHWAGPFSIMFTPLDRYSDRNMQINRHQYCALKAMSAVLCCGPVADNVGLSSDGYLYKWLDNILDSQDKKVHQLGCEAVMLLLELNPDQSNLMFWAVDRCYTGSRRVAAGCFRAIANVFHNRDYQFDTVVLLNLILFKAADSSRDIYEVAMQLLQILEPKLFRYAHKLEIQRTDGILTPPSPLPHLYSVSYYQLSEELARTYPELTLPIFSEVSQRIQTAHPGGRQVMLHYLLPWMNNVELVDFKPTIRRPEDCGSGEDEEDVQDRESMMVNSRRWLRGEGWGSPRATTMVLNNLMFMTAKYGDEFAWSEIENVWTTLADSWPKNLKIILHFLISMSGVNSDPSLLPYVKRVVVYLGRDKTMQLLEELMCELELTDPVSSAVTHMDNPPYYRITSSYKIPSVTSGTTSSSNTIVPGTNGHHDSKIKDSNMEDSYTHLDIYSGLNSNLNRQHHRLESRYSSSSGGSYEDEKSDSMPLYANWRLKVMDHNQPEPLPFPPTGGCWSPLVDYLPETNTPAVPLHRCNIAVILLTDLIVDHGVKVEWSAYLHLLLHAVFIGFDHHHPEVYEHCKRLLLHLLIVQGANSSVQSVAMVLLRNRDYNDPRVLTVKPVAPEFNLTVVPTGVQELLPDCQPSPMTDSGLSSSSTSSSISLGAGGTALSHLSPTLLSEVDVTAEQDEKAKALIEFITSRKRGPLWNHEDVSPKNPNIKSADQLSVFVRHVMTVFKHSQTGFQLESLLSEIALRTALSCSSRHYAGRSFQIFRALKQPLTPATLSDILSRLVETVGDPGEEAQGFVIELLLTLESGIDTLADTVKNYDLLTALSQTSTRDHLLGPKFAANRKSTGQLNLNSSGLLHYVHTRSNSLRASLMGERKADRRRCNTLDIADRLGGSHGNLARTRSLSSLGGGGNPCGDTIPPVDPSNLMATVFWIAASLLESDYEFEYLLALRLLNKLLGQLPLERADSRERLEMVQAKLKWYNFPGLLQLFLKGFTSASTQELTIHLLSKLISVSRHTLVDPSQVAGFPLNILCLLPHLIQHFDSPTPFCKETADKIAKVCADEKSATLSNLAHMMSLYSTHSYSRDCNNWINVVCRYLHDAFAEKTLNLVTYLAELLEKGLPGMQQSLLQIIYSLLSHIDLSAAPVKQFNLEIMKIIGKYVQSPHWKEAQNILKLVVSRSASLVVPDDVQRSYSTESCGSPEIAFTRIFNNSSKELPGKTLDFHFDISETPIIGHKYGDQRTAAGRNGKPQVIAVTRSTSSTSSGSNSNGLVQVSWKRPQLSQRRTRERLMNVLSLCGPESGMPKNPSVVFSSNEDLDSSDQQTSLIPTVEEVVREEEVQGEDTGSEQQFGVFKDFDFLDVELEDAEGESMDNFNWGVRRRSLESMDKGDTPSLQECQYTGSTPSLNLTNHEDTDESSEEEVLSASQILTRSGLLNSDSATDETASNHVDSLQQSQESSSSAVTEEATVLPSVPSLPRLDSPILEMTHSDSTSSQLPEDAVSMTAADELSSSVSEDTGFCSAPPLPSDPPELCDIPDSQDLQDTQDHQDTQDPPEDLDPAPPPPPAIDTPPGSLCEEEPQTVLPLCLHIPPDTNPDLDPDSTCGSVWEEDVTQALKELDERCEEEEADFSGMSSQDEGDADGFPEIQASPPPSPFLSAILAAFQPVAYDNEEDAWRCHVNQMLSDTDGSSAVYTFHVFSRLFQGIQRKFGSITHASVRFLGERLQRMGNQFLSSLEVMTSCSQCPTVLLDAETLVSCGLLETLKFSVLELQEHLDTYNAKREAAELWLENCRKTFGDKDSNQRPNTHAQQMENLAELELCRRLYKLHFQLLLLFQAYCKLISRVDTIKREAEVTNMSEELTILESCLKEAETGNDGQEDVCMSDNAQTNTETAIQSLIETLRARDFSSALTQVKVFRSLWPNDIFGNETDNAVQTLLHIYFRHQTLGQTGCLAVVGPNRDLSQASTRLMELNLQIREALSQAQACQAHTTMVSTGL is encoded by the exons TTAATAAGCTCTATGAGCTCAATAGCAGAACACTGTTTGCCCTCCCTACTGCGCACACTGTTTGACTGGTACCGACGGCAGAGTGGCACTGAAGATGAGTCTTACGAGTACAGGCCTCGCTCTAGTACAAAGTCTAAAGG AGATGAACAGCATCGGGATAAGGATTACCTTCTAGAACGACGAGACTTAGCCATagatttcattttttgtttagtCTCAGTTGAAGTTCTAAAACAG ATTCCACTTCATCCAGTGCCAGATGTTTTAGTACATGAAGTTCTAAACCTGGCATTCAAGCACTTTAAACACAAAGAGGG GTACTGTGGCCCCAACACTGGCAATGTACACATCATCGCAGACCTGTATGCTGAGGTCATAGGGGTTCTTACACAGTCAAA GTTTCAGGCGGTCAGGAAGAAGTTCATCACAGAACTTAAGGAGCTGAGGCAAAAAGAGCAGAGTCCCTACATTGTCCAGAGCATTATCAGTCTCATCATGGGCATGAAGTTCTTTCGGGTTAAAATGTATCCTGTGGAGGATTTTGAGGCTTCTTTTCAGTTCATGCAG GAATGTGCCCAGTATTTCCTGGAAGTCAAGGATAAGGACATAAAGCACGCTCTAGCAGGCCTTTTTGTTGAGATTCTCATCCCTGTCGCAGCT GCGGTAAAAAATGAAGTCAACGTGCCATGCCTGAAAACCTTCGTGGAGATGCTCTACCAGACCACATTCGACCTTAGCTCCAGAAAGAAGCACTCTTTG GCTCTTTATCCCTTGGTGACATGCTTGCTCTGTGTCAGCCAAAAGCAGTTCTTCCTCAACAACTGGCACATCTTCCTCCAGAACTGCCTCTCGCACCTGAAG AACAAAGATCCTAAAATGTCTCGTGTAGCATTGGAGTCCCTCTACAGATTGCTCTGGGTCTACATTATCAGGATCAAGTGTGAAAGTaacactgtcacacagag tCGACTACTCAGCATCGTTTCAGCACTTTTCCCCAAAGGCTCCCGCAGTGTGGTGCCTAGAGACACACCTCTCAACATCTTTGTCAAGATCATCCAGTTCATAGCTCAG GAAAGGCTGGACTTTGCTATGAAGGAGATTATCTATGACCTCCTCTGTGTTGGCAAGTCTCACAAAACCTTTACCATCAATCCAGAG AGGATGAATATTGGTCTGCGAGCCTTTTTGGTGATTGCTgacagtctacagcagaaagaTGGGGAGCCTCCAATGCCCACCACAGGCATCATCATGCCCTCTGGCAACACCTTGCGTGTCAAAAAGATATTCCTTAACACCACACTCACTGATGAAGAAGCAAAAGTCATTG GCATGTCGCTGTACTACCCACAGGTGAGAAAAGCCTTGGACAACATCCTACGTCACCTGGATAAAGAAGTGGGGCGCTCCATGAGCATGACCAGTGTACAGATGTCCAACAAGGAGCCTGAGGACATGATCAC aggagaaagaaagccAAAGATTGATCTGTTCCGTACATGCGTGGCTGCCATCCCAAGACTAATACCAGATGGCATGAGCAGACAAGACCTAATAGAGCTTCTCGCCAA GCTCACCATTCACATGGATGAGGAGCTGCGTGGCCTGGCCTTTACCACTCTTCAGGCCCTGATGGTGGATTTCCCAGAGTGGCGGGAGGATGTACTTTCAGGATTTGCTTACTTCATAGTCAGAGAAGTGACTGATGTTCACCCCACTCTTCTTGACAATGCTGtcaaaatgctgctgcagctcatcagcCAGTGGAGGCaggcagtgcagagcagcaatAAGAGTCATGATGCACAG GTGTCAAGCAGTGGCCATTCTCTGTCATTGGAGCGTAACCTTCCATTAGGGGTGCTCCATGTGGTGGAAGGTTTGGCATTAGTGGTGCTTTGTAGCTGCCGCCCTGCCACTCGCAAGCTAGCGGTTAACGTCCTCAAGGAGGTGCGcgcactgcacactgctttGGGCATTGGAAAG GGAGATGAAGAACTGGCTATTGATGTAATGGATAGGCTAAGTGCATCAGTGTTGGAGAGCTTCATTCATCTCACAGGAGCAGACCAG ACCAACCTGCTGTATTGCCCTAGTGGGATTGATCTTCAGACACTGGCAGAGTGGAGCTCATCTCCCATTAGCCACCAGTTTGATGTAGTGAGCCCTTCACACATCTGGGTGTTTGCCCATGTCACTCAGGGCCAGGACCCCTGGGTCATCAGCTTCTCCAGCTACCTGCGACAAGAGAATCTACCCAAACATTGCCCCACTGCTCTCAACTATGCCTGGATGTTTGCCTACACccgcctgcagctgctgtcaccACAAGTGGATATAAA TAGCCCCATCAATGCCAAGAAAGTAAACAGTCTGAACAGCAGTGACTCCTACATTGGCCTGTGGAGGAACTACCTgattctctgctgcagctgtgcctCTTCGTCGCCCTCCATGTGttcctcatcctccacctctGGCTCCGTCCGTTGCTCCCCGCCTGAGACGCTGGCGTCCACGCCGGACAGCGGCTACAGTTATGATTCAAAG ATCGTTGGCACTCCGTCCCCCTCTTCCCTGTTTAAACACATTGTTCCAATGATGCGCTCTGAGAGCATGGACATCACAGAGTCTCTTGTGTTGGGGCTTGGCAGGACCAACCCCGTGGCCTTCAG AGAGCTGATAGAGGAGTTAAATCCCATCATCAAAGAGGCTCTAGAACGAAGACCTGAA AACATGAAGCGACGCAGGCGTCGTGACATCCTCAGGGTCCAGCTGGTTCGGATATTTGAGctacttgctgatgctggtgtcATCAGTCAAAT AGCCAGTGGAGGGTTAGATGTAGAGAGCCACTCTCTGAACAGTACACTGCTTGAGTATGTGGATCTGACCAGGCAGTTGCTTGAGGCTGAAAATGACAAGGactctgacacactgaaggACATTCGCTGTCACTTCAGTGCACTTGTTGCCAATATCATTCAGAATGTTCCAG TACATCAAAGGAGGACCATCTTCCCACAGCAGTCATTGAGACACAGTCTGTTCATGCTGTTCAGTCATTGGGCTGGGCCTTTCAGTATCATGTTCACTCCCTTGGATCGCTATAGCGACAGAAATATGCAGATCAACCGGCATCAGTACTGTGCACTAAAG gccatgtctgcagtgttgtgttgtggaCCTGTAGCGGACAATGTTGGCCTCTCCTCTGATGGCTACCTCTACAAGTGGCTGGACAACATCCTGGACTCTCAGGACAAGAAG GTTCATCAGCTGGGATGTGAGGCAGTGATGCTGCTCCTGGAGCTGAATCCAGACCAGAGCAACCTCATGTTTTGGGCTGTAGACCGCTGTTACACTGGCTCCCGTCGTGTAGCTGCAGGCTGCTTTAGGGCCATCGCTAACGTTTTTCACAACAG GGATTACCAATTTGACACTGTGGTGCTGCTGAACCTTATCCTGTTCAAGGCAGCTGATTCTTCCAGGGATATCTATGAAGTGGCCATGCAGCTGTTACAG ATCCTGGAACCCAAGCTCTTCCGTTATGCCCACAAATTGGAGATCCAGCGAACGGATGGCATCCTGACCCCTCCCTCACCACTGCCACACCTCTACTCTGTGTCTTACTACCAGCTGTCTGAGGAGCTTGCACGGACATATCCAGAGCTCACTCTTCCCATCTTCTCAG AGGTGAGCCAGCGTATCCAAACAGCGCATCCTGGTGGTCGTCAAGTAATGTTGCACTATCTCCTACCTTGGATGAATAACGTGGAGCTGGTTGATTTTAAACCAACCATACGGCGACCAGAAGACTGCGGCAGtggtgaagatgaggaggatgtgCAGGACCGTGAAAGTATGATGGTCAACAGCCGGCGCTGGCTCCGCGGAGAGGGTTGGGGATCCCCCCGTGCAACAACGATGGTGCTAAACAACCTCATGTTCATGACCGCCAAG TATGGGGATGAGTTTGCCTGGTCAGAGATTGAGAATGTATGGACCACATTAGCCGACAGTTGGCCAAAGAACCTCAAAATCATTCTACATTTCCTCATCAGTATGTCGGGTGTCAACAGTGACCCCAGCCTCTTGCCCTAT GTGAAACGAGTGGTGGTTTACTTGGGCAGAGATAAGACTatgcagctgctggaggagttGATGTGTGAGCTTGAGCTGACTGATCCTGTTAGCTCGGCTGTCACTCATATGGACAACCCCCCCTATTACCGCATCACCTCCAGTTACAAGATCCCCTCAGTCACCTCAG GAACAACCTCCAGCAGCAATACCATAGTGCCAGGAACCAATGGTCATCATGACAGCAAGATAAAAGATTCCAATATGGAAGACAG TTACACACACTTGGATATCTACAGTGGTCTCAATAGCAACTTGAACCGCCAGCACCACCGCCTGGAATCTcgttacagcagcagctctggggGCTCATATGAAGATGAGAAGA GTGACTCCATGCCACTTTATGCTAACTGGCGTTTGAAAGTGATGGATCACAATCAGCCAGAGCCTCTCCCCTTCCCACCAACAGGAGGCTGCTGGTCTCCCCTCGTGGACTACTTACCAGAGACAAATACCCCAGCTGTACCACTCCACAG ATGTAACATTGCAGTCATCCTGCTGACAGACCTCATTGTGGACCATGGGGTCAAAGTAGAGTGGAGCGCCTACTTGCACCTCCTGCTGCATGCAGTTTTTATAG GGTTTGATCACCACCACCCAGAGGTCTACGAGCATTGTAAACGGCTGCTGCTTCATCTGCTTATTGTCCAGGGTGCAAATAGCAGTGTTCAGTCTGTGGCTATGGTGCTTTTACGTAACAGAGACTATAATGATCCGAGGGTCCTGACTGTGAAGCCAGTTGCTCCAGAGTTcaacctcacag tTGTTCCCACAGGAGTGCAGGAGTTGTTGCCAGACTGTCAGCCCTCACCTATGACAGACTCCGGCCTCAGTTCGAGCTCTACTTCCTCCAGTATAAGCCTTGGAGCCGGAGGTACCGCACTGTCACACCTGTCCCCAACACTTCTCAGTGAGGTAGATGTCACCGCAGAACAAGACGAGAAGGCCAAAGCCCTAATTGAGTTCATCACTTCAAG AAAGCGGGGTCCGCTCTGGAATCACGAGGATGTGTCGCCTAAGAATCCCAACATCAAGAGCGCTGACCAGCTGAGTGTTTTTGTCAGACATGTGATGACTGTCTTTAAACATTCCCAGACAG GTTTCCAACTGGAGTCTTTGCTGAGTGAAATAGCACTTAGGACAGCTCTGTCTTGCTCTTCTCGCCACTATGCTGGTCGCTCGTTCCAAATTTTCCGGGCACTCAAACAACCTCTGACTCCTGCTACACTGTCTGACATTCTTTCTCGGCTTGTTGAGACTGTAGGAGACCCAGGGGAGGAGGCTCAG gGCTTTGTCATTGAACTACTCCTGACACTGGAGTCAGGTATTGATACATTAGCCGACACGGTCAAAAACTATGACCTCCTCACTGCTTTATCACA AACCTCTACTCGGGATCACTTGTTGGGGCCTAAGTTTGCTGCCAACAGGAAAAGTACAGGCCAACTGAACCTCAACAGCAGTGGCCTCCTCCATTATGTCCACACTCGTAGCAACTCGCTTCGTGCCAGCTTGATGGGTGAACGGAAAGCTGACAGACGTAGGTGTAACACCTTAGACATAGCAGACCGACTTGGTGGTAGCCATGGTAACCTGGCACGCACACGGAGCTTATCATCTCTTGGCGGGGGAGGGAATCCATGTGGGGACACCATACCCCCTGTGGACCCTTCAAATCTGATGGCCACAGTGTTCTGGATTGCTGCCTCGTTGCTCGAGTCGGACTATGAGTTTGAGTATCTGCTGGCCCTGCGACTGCTCAACAAGCTGCTTGGCCAGCTACCTCTGGAACgtgctgacagcagagaacGTCTGGAGATGGTCCAAGCCAAGCTGAAGTGGTACAACTTCCCTGGCCTATTGCAGCTCTTCCTGAAGGGCTTCACATCTGCCTCTACTCAGGAGCTTACCATCCACCTGCTCAGCAAGCTCATTAGTGTCTCCAGACATACGTTAGTAGACCCTTCACAAGTAGCAG GTTTTCCTTTGAACATCCTGTGCCTCCTACCACACCTCATTCAGCACTTTGACAGCCCCACTCCTTTCTGTAAGGAGACGGCTGATAAAATAGCCAAGGTGTGTGCAGACGAGAAGTCAGCCACACTGTCCAACCTGGCCCACATGATGAGCCTGTATAGCACGCACAGCTACTCTCGCGACTGCAACAACTGGATCAACGTGGTTTGCCGTTACCTCCATGATGCCTTTGCTGAGAAAACTTTAAACCTGGTCACTTACCTTGCTGAG CTGTTGGAGAAGGGCCTTCCCGGCATGCAGCAGTCCTTGTTACAGATAATCTACAGTCTTCTGAGTCATATTGACCTGTCAGCAGCCCCTGTCAAACAGTTCAATCTTGAGATCATGAAGATTATTGGCAAATATGTACAG agcCCACATTGGAAAGAAGCCCAAAACATTCTGAAGTTGGTTGTGTCTCGATCTGCCAGCCTTGTTGTTCCAGATGATGTGCAGCGCTCTTACAGTACAGAATCATGCGGGTCTCCAGAAATTGCCTTCACACGCATATTTAACAACTCTTCCAAAGAACTGCCTGGGAAGACTCTGGACTTCCACTTTGACATCTCAGAG ACTCCGATTATTGGGCATAAATATGGCGATCAGCGTACTGCAGCAGGCCGCAATGGAAAGCCACAAGTAATCGCTGTAACAAGGAGTACCTCGTCTACATCATCTGGTTCTAACTCCAATGGTCTGGTGCAAGTAAGCTGGAAGAGGCCTCAACTCTCCCAG AGAAGAACCAGAGAGAGGCTGATGAATGTCCTGTCTCTATGTGGTCCAGAATCTGGCATGCCTAAAAATCCATCT GTGGTATTCTCATCCAATGAGGATTTGGACTCATCAGACCAGCAAACTAGTCTTATCCCcacagtggaggaggtggtgagagaagaggaggtgcaaggagaggacacaggcagTGAGCAGCAGTTTGGTGTCTTTAAGGACTTTGACTTCCTAGATGTGGAATTAGAGGATGCTGAG GGGGAGAGCATGGACAACTTCAACTGGGGGGTGCGCCGTCGCTCCCTGGAGAGCATGGACAAAGGAGACACACCGTCTTTGCAGGAGTGCCAGTACACAGGCAGCACGCCAAGCCTCAACCTAACCAACCACGAGGACACAGATGAATCGTCTGAGGAGGAGGTACTGAGCGCTAGCCAGATTCTCACCCGCTCTGGCCTT CTCAACAGTGACTCTGCAACAGATGAAACTGCATCCAACCATGTGGACTCCTTGCAGCAGTCTCAGGAGTCATCCAGCAGTGCTGTGACCGAAGAGGCAACTGTGCTGCCCTCTGTACCATCACTACCACGACTGGATAGCCCAATTTTGGAGATGACCCATTCAGACAGCACCAGCAGCCAGCTGCCTGAG GATGCTGTCAGCATGACGGCAGCCGACGAGCTTAGTAGCAGTGTGAGTGAGGACACTGGGTTCTGCAGCGCCCCCCCTTTGCCTTCTGACCCACCTGAGCTGTGCGATATCCCAGACTCGCAGGACCTTCAAGACACTCAGGACCACCAAGACACCCAGGACCCTCCAGAGGACTTAGAtcctgccccccctcccccaccagCCATAGACACACCACCGGGGTCTCTTTGTGAGGAAGAGCCCCAAACAGTgctgcctctgtgtctgcacATACCGCCAGATACAAATCCTGATCTCGATCCTGATAGCACCTGTGGCTCTGTTTGGGAAGAAGATGTGACACAGGCCCTGAAGGAGCTGGATGAGCgttgtgaggaagaggaggcagactTCTCTGGCATGTCTAG tcaaGATGAAGGTGACGCAGACGGTTTCCCAGAGATCCAGGCCTCTCCGCCCCCTTCGCCATTCCTCTCTGCCATTCTGGCAGCATTCCAGCCTGTTGCCTATGACAATGAGGAGGATGCTTGGCGTTGTCATGTCAACCAGATGTTGTCAGACACAGATGGGTCTTCTGCTGTTTACACATTCCACGTGTTCTCTCGACTATTTCAG GGTATTCAGAGAAAATTTGGCTCCATTACACATGCATCTGTTCGCTTTCTTGGGGAAAGGCTCCAACGAATGGGTAATCAGTTCCTCAGCTCCCTGGAAGTCATGACATCTTGTTCACAGTGTCCTACTGTGCTTCTGGATGCAGAGACG CTGGTCTCTTGTGGACTGTTGGAGACTCTGAAGTTTAGTGTGCTGGAGTTGCAGGAACATCTGGACACCTACAATGCcaagagagaagcagcagagctt tGGCTAGAGAACTGCAGGAAAACATTTGGCGACAAAGACAGCAACCAACGACCCAACACTCATGCACAG CAAATGGAAAATCTAGCA gagctGGAGTTATGTCGGAGGCTCTATAAACTGcactttcagctgctgctgctgtttcaggcCTACTGTAAGCTCATCAGCAGGGTGGACACTATCaagagagaagcagag GTGACCAACATGTCTGAAGAGCTCACTATCTTGGAGAGCTGCCTGAAGGAggcagaaacaggaaatgatggCCAGGAAGATGTGTGCATGTCAGACAATGCTCAGACCAACACAGAGACAGCAATCCAGTCACTGATTGAAACTCTTAGAGCCAGAGACTTCAGTTCTGCACTCACACAGGTCAAAGTCTTCAG GTCTCTGTGGCCCAATGATATCTTCGGCAATGAGACTGATAATGCAGTCCAGACCCTTCTGCACATCTACTTTCGTCACCAGACGCTTGGCCAGACAGGCTGCTTAGCAGTGGTGGGCCCCAACAGAGACTTGTCTCAGGCTAGCACCCGCCTCATGGAGCTGAACCTGCAGATCCGGGAGGCTCTGAGTCAGGCACAAGCCTGCCAGGCCCACACCACCATGGTCAGCACTGGACTGTGA